The following are encoded in a window of Corvus moneduloides isolate bCorMon1 chromosome 26, bCorMon1.pri, whole genome shotgun sequence genomic DNA:
- the LOC116455818 gene encoding feather keratin 1-like produces the protein MAHVKGAATQSKHGGYFSLEVNVLENYCPCAVPVGLGRCRSSIKGAPSPRSLIHSSHLHLLGIKVHLQPQDMSCYTPCRPCQPCGPTPLANSCNEPCVRQCQDSTVVIEPSPVVVTLPGPILSSFPQNTVVGSSTSAAVGSILSSQGVPISSGGFGLSGLGSGLCGMRGLPC, from the exons ATGGCACACGTGAAAGGAGCTGCAACACAGAGCAAGCAC ggaggatatttttctttggaggTGAATGTGTTGGAAAATTACTGCCCTTGTGCAGTGCCTGTGGGCCTGGGGCGGTGCAGGAGCAGTATAAAAGGGGCACCTTCTCCTCGCTCTCTCATCCACTCCTCTCACCTCCATCTCCTTGGGATCAAG gtgcacctgcagccccaagaCATGTCCTGCTACACCCCGTgccggccctgccagccctgcggccccaCCCcactggccaacagctgcaatgagccCTGTGTCCGGCAGTGCCAGGACTCCACCGTTGTCATCGAACCCTCTCCTGTGGTGGTGACCCTGCCTggccccatcctcagctccttcccacagaacaccgtggtgggatcctccacctcggctgctgttggcagcatcctcagctctcaggGAGTGCCCATCAGCTCCGGGGGCTTTGGCCTCTCAGGCTTGGGCAGTGGCCTCTGTGGCATGAGGGGCCTCCCCTGCTAA
- the LOC116456065 gene encoding feather keratin 3-like, whose amino-acid sequence MSCYTPCRPCQPCGPTPLANSCNECCVRQCQDSTVAIQPSPVVVTLPGPILSSFPQNTAVGSSTSAAVGSILSSQGVPISSGGFGLSGLGSGLCGTRCFPC is encoded by the coding sequence ATGTCCTGCTACACCCCGTgccggccctgccagccctgcggccccaccccgctggccaacagctgcaatgagtgctgtgtcaggcagtgccaggactcCACCGTGGCCATCCAGCCCTCCCCAGTCGTGGTGACGCTGCCtgggcccatcctcagctccttcccacagaacaccgccgtgggatcctccacctcggctgctgttggcagcatcctcagctctcaggGAGTGCCCATCAGCTCTGGGGGCTTTGGCCTCTCAGGCTTGGGCAGTGGCCTCTGTGGCACGAGGTGCTTCCCCTGCtaa
- the LOC116456068 gene encoding feather keratin 3-like, producing MSCYTPCRPCQPCGPTPLANSCNECCVRQCQDSTVAIQPSPVVVTLPGPILSSFPQNTAVGSSTSAAVGSILSSQGVPISSGGFGLSGLGSGLCGTRCFPC from the coding sequence ATGTCCTGCTACACCCCGTgccggccctgccagccctgcggccccaccccgctggccaacagctgcaatgagtgcTGTGTCCGGCAGTGCCAGGACTCCACCGTGGCCATCCAGCCCTCCCCAGTCGTGGTGACGCTGcccgggcccatcctcagctccttcccacagaacaccgccgtgggatcctccacctcggctgctgttggcagcatcctcagctctcaggGAGTGCCCATCAGCTCCGGGGGCTTTGGCCTCTCAGGCTTGGGCAGTGGCCTCTGTGGCACGAGGTGCTTCCCCTGCTAA
- the LOC116456069 gene encoding feather keratin 1-like, whose product MSCYTPCRPCQPCGPTPLANSCNEPCVRQCQDSTVVIEPSPVVVTLPGPILSSFPQNTVVGSSTSAAVGSILSSQGVPISSGGFGLSGLGSGLCGMRGLPC is encoded by the coding sequence ATGTCCTGCTACACCCCGTgccggccctgccagccctgcggccccaCCCcactggccaacagctgcaatgagccCTGTGTCCGGCAGTGCCAGGACTCCACCGTTGTCATCGAACCCTCTCCTGTGGTGGTGACCCTGCCTggccccatcctcagctccttcccacagaacaccgtggtgggatcctccacctcggctgctgttggcagcatcctcagctctcaggGAGTGCCCATCAGCTCCGGGGGCTTTGGCCTCTCAGGCTTGGGCAGTGGCCTCTGTGGCATGAGGGGCCTCCCCTGCTAA
- the LOC116456067 gene encoding feather keratin 1-like — protein MSCYTPCRPCQPCGPTPLANSCNEPCVRQCQDSTVAIQPSPVVVTLPGPILSSFPQNTAVGSSTSAAVGSILSSQGVPISSGGFGLSGLGSGLCGTRCFPC, from the coding sequence ATGTCCTGCTACACCCCGTgccggccctgccagccctgcggccccaccccgctggccaacagctgcaatgagccCTGTGTCCGGCAGTGCCAGGACTCCACCGTGGCCATCCAGCCCTCCCCAGTCGTGGTGACGCTGcccgggcccatcctcagctccttcccacagaacaccgccgtgggatcctccacctcggctgctgttggcagcatcctcagctctcaggGAGTGCCCATCAGCTCCGGGGGCTTTGGCCTCTCAGGCTTGGGCAGTGGCCTCTGTGGCACGAGGTGCTTCCCCTGCTAA